CGTCATGTGAATATTAAACGGCGGAAACTTCGCAGGCAGCAACGGGCGTTGAGAGCCATGAACCGGGAAAAGGAACAGCTATATTACAATAGAGGAAAATACATGAACAGGTAATTATGTTTGATATAAAAGAGAATCTAAAAAAGCTCCCGGACAGCCCGGGAGTTTATATTCATAAGGATAAGCTGGGGCAGGTAATTTACGTGGGCAAAGCCGTATCGTTAAAAAACCGAGTGCGCCAGTATTTCCAGTCTCCAAAAAACATGCCGGCTAAGGTGCGGGCGATGGTAAGCCACATTGAGGAGTTTGAGTACATTACCACCAACACAGAGATGGAAGCCTTAATCTTGGAATGTACCTTGATTAAACGGTACATGCCGCAGTACAATGTGCTGCTGCGGGACGACAAGACGTATCCCTATATCAAGCTGACTATGAACGAGCCTTATCCAAGATTGGTGAAGACCCGGCGGGTAGAAAAGGATGACGCAAAGTATTTCGGTCCTTACAGCGATGCAGGGGCAGTGAATCAGACTATCGACCTGCTGAACAACATCTTTGTTTTGAAGAGGTGTGCCGTACGGAAGTTCCCGGAAATCGTTAAGCCCTGTCTGAACTATCACATCAATCAGTGCAGAGGGATTTGTACGGGAAAAGTCAGCCGGGAATCCTACATGGAGGATGTGGCTCAGGTGGTGGAGTTTTTAAACGGTAAGATTAAGCCGCTGACGGACCGACTGACCGCTCAGATGATGGAAGAATCGGAGATGCTGAACTTTGAGCGGGCAGCGGAGTTGAGGGATTATATTCAAGCCGCTCAGGTTATCGCAGAGAAACAGCGGGTCGTTCTCTTGGGCGTTAAGGACTTGGACATTGCTCTAGCTATTTCCAGCAGTCAGAAATCTTATGTGGTGCTGTTTTTTGTACGCAATGGTAAGCTGACAGGAAGAGAAAGCTTTGCCATGGAAGGCACGCGGGAGAAGGATGAGCTGGTCAGTGAATTCATCAAGCAGTATTACAGTGAAAATCCCAACATTCCTTATGAAATTTTGGTAGAGCAGGCCTTGGAAGAAGGAGAGCTGATTGAAGGCTTTTTAGGCGATTTAGCAGGCCGACAGGTAAAAATTACTGTACCTAAGCGAGGAGACAAGCGGGACTTATTGCAGTTGGCTCAGAAAGATTCCATTGAGATGTTGAAGACGATCGATGAGCGGGAAAATAACCGCAAAGCCCGCCGGGCAGCACTGTCTAAGGACTTAGGGGATTTGATTCAGCGGATTTTGGGCAGGCTGCCAGAAGAAGAACTTGAACTGACAGAATCGGAGGCGAAAATTCGGGACTATCGAGTAGAGGCCTATGATATTTCTAATACAAATGGGGTGGATTCTGTGGGGGCCATGGTGGTCTTCGATGGATTGAAGCCCAACAAGAAAGAATATCGGCGGTTCCGCATCCGCACCATCGAGGGGCCTAACGATTACGGCAGCATGCAAGAGGTCCTCTATCGGCGGTTTAAGCGGGCGTTGGAAGGGGATTCCGCGTTCAGTACCTTGCCGCAGATTCTGTTTATTGACGGTGGCAAGGGGCAAGTGTCGGCTGTTCAGCAGATTTTGGATGCCATGGGACTGACGGTGGCGGTGGCAGGCATGGCTAAAGATGACAAACATCGGACGAGAGCTTTGGTGTATAAGCCGTATGGTTCTTCGGATTACGAGGAAATTTTGCTGAAAGAGCACCCGTTGTTGTTCAAGTATACGGGTGCAGTTCAGGAAGAAGTGCATCGCTTTGCCATCGATTATCACCGCGGTTTACGGGGGAAGCGGATTCAGGGATCGGCTTTGGATGAGATTGACGGTGTTGGACCTCAAAGGCGCAACTCCCTGCTGGCTCATTTTGGCAGTTTGGAGAAAATCAAGAAGGCAACTGTGGAGGAACTTTCTATGGCCCCGGGCATTACCGAGCAGGTGGCAAAAAATATCCGAGAATATTTTGATTGATAAAGGGAAATGATGGTGGTATAGTATTGGTGACGGTATATGAAAGCTTTATAATACGAAAGATTATGCCAAAACGAATTTTACATGGAGGATTTTAATATGTCAGATAACGAAAAGTGCGCTAGCGGTTGCTGCGGATGCGGCGATCATGACCACGACCACGATCATGACGAAGCAGATTTCTTAACGCTGGAATTTGATGATGGCGTAGAGGTAGAATGCGAAATTATGGGCGTGTTCGATTTTGAAGGAAAAGAGTACATCGCATTAGTTCCGGACGATGAAACGGATGATGTGTATATCTACGGCTATAAGGAAGTTGGCGAAGAAGAGTTTGAGCTGGTGGACATCGATGACGATGCAGAGTTCGAAAAAGTCGTAGCCGAATTCGATAAGCTGACGGCAGAAGAAGAATAAAAGACCGTATAAATTGGGGGGACTGTCCGTAGCGGATGGGGCCCCCAATTTTGATTGGCTCAGCGTAAGAAAAACATTTACGCCAAAAACCAAAAACAGAGAGGAGGCCTCTCTGTTTTTGGTTTTGCTGATTTTTATTTATTTAGGGGAACTTGAAAGGTTGAGTGAATTTTATGGGGATAAAATTCATTCAATTCCCTTAATGGTTTCGAGTATAGTCCTATTAAAAAGCAATGTCAAGAGGCAGTTGCATAATATTGCGGAGGGAAGCTATAAAAACTTATAAATCTGCTATTATCTGACATTACGCAGACATAAATACCAAAAAACATGTATACAATGCGTGAATATCTATATTTAATAGTTGAATTGTCATGTGCTTTCAGCTATAGTAACTATGTGTGGTCTGAATAAGGATCACCAGTTGGAGGAAGTGAAAATAGAATGAAAAAATATGATATTATAATTGCAGGAGCTGGTGCCAGCGGTGTGTTCCTGTCATATGAGCTTACAAAATTAGATAACTCGGCAACGATTTTGATGATGGATAAAGGGGCCCCTTTGGAAAAGAGAGTCTGCCCGATTAAACTGGGAAAGACGGACAACTGCATCAAGTGTGAACCTTGCCACATTATGAATGGCTACGGCGGAGCAGGAACCTTGTCCGACGGAAAATATAATATTACGACGAAGTTCGGCGGCGATCTGCATCGATACATCGGTCAGGATAAGGCTATGAATTTGATGGAATACGTAGATGAAGTGCTTTGCAGTTTTGGAGGCTCTGAAGCTAAGCTGTATTCCACTGGCAACTCCGACCTGAAGACGACGGCCCTGAGAAACAATTTAAATTTGTTGGATGCCAAAGTCCGCCACCTGGGTACTGACCGCAATGTGCAGATTCTTTCAAAAATCTGTAAGCATACAGAAGAGCGAGTGGATATGGAGTTTTACGCTACCATTACAGAAGTGGCACAAGAACCGGATGGAACTTTTATTGTGAAGACCAGCAAGGGGGAGGAATACCAATGTAAAGATTTGGTACTGGCTACTGGACGCTCTGGCTCTAAATGGATTTCTCAGATTTGTCGGCAAATGAAGATTGAACTGGAACAGAATCGGGTGGACATCGGAGTCCGGGTAGAGTTGCCAGCGGAAATTTTCAAACACATTACGGATGAAGTCTATGAGAGTAAGATTGTCTACAAAACGGACAAATATAATGATATGGTGCGGACCTTCTGTATGAATCCATACGGCGAGGTGGTAGCTGAAAATACAAATGGTATTGTTACTGTAAACGGTCACAGCTATGCGGACCCATCCCTGCGAACAGAAAATACCAACTTTGCGTTGTTGGTATCCAATAAACTGACTGCGCCGTTTAAGGATAGTAACGAATATGGCGAATCCATTGCCAAGCTGTCCAACATGCTGGGGGGCGGAGTGCTCATGCAGCGTTTTGGCGACCTGGTAAAGGGGCGGCGGAGCAGTGAGCGGCGTATGGAAAAATGTTTTACCAGACCGACGCTGAAGGCTACGCCGGGCGATTTGAGTTTGGTGCTGCCAAAGAGACAGTTGGACAACATTATCGAGATGATTTATGCCTTGGACAAGATTGCTCCAGGTACAGCCAACGAGGATACCTTGTTGTATGGCGTTGAAGTGAAGTTTTACAATTCCAGAGTGGAGGTAGACGGAAATCTAGAAACCAAGGTGAAGGGCCTGTACGCTTTAGGGGACGGCTCTGGTGTGACTCACTCTCTGTCTCAGGCTTCCGCCAGCGGAATCCACTTGGGCAGGTTACTTGCGGATAAATATAAAAAATAACGAATAATAATTAGGACGGGCAATATACAAATCAAAAAAAGAGGAAGCAAATCAAAAGCAGCCTCTTTTTTTTGCGTGGCTTTATCTATTTTTTCAAAGAAATTCGCCCAAATCGACAAAGAAAACCGGGGAATTTTGTTGAAACTGTGAAAAAATGGTTGATAAAGATAAAAGCTGTGATATAATAAACTAGTTTAATTTTGTTCTTGTATCCGAAAAACCATAATACATTTGTTAAGGTCTTTTGGCAGACAGAACAGAAACCGACTAGAACTAAATCTTGAGCAAAGCAGTTGAAAAGCTGTGACGCAAAGCTATAGGGCCTGAACTCGGAGAGATGGCAGCCAGTTGCACACCTTGAGACTCCTATTATTCTGCACTGGGAGTTTTTTATTGTTGCAGACGCAGCTGCCACCACAACCTCTCTATGAATCTCTCTAAAACTGCGTAGCTTTTCCATATAATTGGTAATTTATAGAAGAATGTGTTTGTACCCCTTGCAATTTCGTAAAAACGCATATTTTTTCTGCGGATAATTTGTGTTTTGTAGGGCAAAGTGATTGCAAAATATGGGGAATCATGTATAATTTAAGAAGAATAAAAAGTGGATAAAAAGATATCCATATTTTTAGAAAAATGGAAATGAATATAAAAAATTGGTAAATAATTTGTAAAAGAATAGTAAAGCAAAAGTTGCTTATATAATCTGTGAAGGAGGAGCTTCTTTACAGCAGAAAAAGAAAGGTGGTATGTACATTGTCATTTTTAAATTCATTGAATATAAGCGCATCTGCTCTGACCGCTCAGCGACAGAGGTTAGATATTATTTCGGAGAACGTGGCTAACATTGACACCACCCGAACAGAAGCCGGGGGTGCGTACCGGAGAAAGCTGGTTGTATTAGAGGATAAGGCCGGCGATTTGTCTTTTAAGGATTCATTGAATCGAGCTGTAGTAGAGAAAGATGCAAATGGCAGGCTGGTTCGGCAGGATTACTCTCCAGGGGTCCGGGTCTCTGCTATTGTGGAGGATCAGAGTGCTCTGAAGACAGAGTACAATCCACAGCATCCAGATGCAGATGCCGATGGATACGTTCAGCGCCCAAATGTAAATATGCTGGAGGAAACCATTGACAGCATGTCAGCTTCTCGGTCCTATCAAGCTAACGTGGTGGTACTCAATGCGGTGAAGCTCATGGCGCAGAAGGCCTTAGAGATCGGCAAATAAAAAAGGTTTTTGCGAGGCGCGCTTCGCTCACATGCGTGCCTGTTTTAATTTGCAGCCTTTTATGATATCGAGAACCTTTTCTTGATATCCTGTCAATATCGCTTTTGGCGATATTTTCTACATAGTAAAAAGCAATATGGAGGGAACTACAATGACGATAGATCCAATTCAGCCGATGCAGGCTATTTCTACCCTTGCAGATGTTACCAAGATTAAAAAGATTGATGGTAATCAACCGAATATTTCTGGGGTAGTGGGTACAGAAGGTACCGAATCGGCTCAGGGTGCCAAAATACCATTTAAATCTTTTTTTGAAGATGCCATTCAGGATGTCATCAGTACGGATCAGCAGGTAAACGTTGATGCGCAGATGCTGGCTACTGGGCAGAGTGACAACTTGCACCAGTACAGCATTGATATTGCAAAAGCCCAGCTATCTATTGACCTATTGGTGGAAATGAGAAACAAGGCGCTTGATTCGTATAGCGAAATTATGCGTATGAGCGTATAGATTAGGATAGGGTGGCAGTACATTGCGAGAACGTATATTAGAACAACTGAAACAAATCCGGGGCAAGCTGGATGAAGTCAATGGTAAGCTTAGCCGAAAGCTGAAGATTATCATCGCTGTGGCAGCGGTGTTGATTATTGCGGTATCCTTTGCGGTAGCTTTGGCTTTAAATACCACCGAGTATGCGGTGCTTTATACGGGCCTGGAAGAATCAGAAGCCATTGAAATTATCAGCGTATTAGATACCCAGCAGGTTCAGTACAAGCATGAAGGCAGCGTGCTCTACGTACCTGATGACATGGTGGACAAGGTGAAGGTAGCCCTGGCGGCAGAAGGTTATCCGAAAAGTGGATTTACCTATGACATATTCAAAGACAACATCGGTCTCATGTCTACGGACTTTGAAAAGTATAAATATGCACAGTTTGAACTGGAAAACCGCATGGCGGCAACAATTAAGCAGTTTGACGGTGTAAAAGACGCTACAGTAGCTATTGCCATGGCGGAGGAACAGAAATACGTTTTGGAAGAAGATAAGACAGATTCTTCTGCTTCTGTAACGGTAACCATGAAAAATGGTGAGTCGCCAAGTGCCAAGCAGGTAAAAGGCATTCAGCGGTTAGTGGCCCGAGGTGTGCCAGGCATGAAGATTGAAAACGTGTCGGTTATTGACGGTAACGGCGTGGAGGTCAGTGCTGATGAGGATCAGACTCAGGAAGGGTCTGCTGCCTTAAAATTGAGTATTGAAAAAGAAATTGAAAATAATATCAAGTCAAGAGTATTGCACGTATTCCAGCCAGTCTTTGGAGAAGACAATATCCGTGTCAGTGTAAACTGCTCGGTGGACCTTGACAAGAAGATTAAGGAGATTATCCAATACATACCTTCTCAGGATAACAAGGGCGTACTGTCCAGCTCCACCTCCTCTTATGAGATACAAGGAGAAGGAGAAGTAACCGCTGGGGTGCCGGGCACGGAAACTAATGCGGATGTTCCGGTCTATCCGGGAGTAACCACAGATGGAAACGACATTTATTTTAAAGATGATAGAGCTCTGGAATACTTAGTAAGTCAAGTAAAAGAACAGGTTCAGAGTGATTCCGCAGAGTTGACGGATACGACGGTCTCTGTGGCAGTGGACAGTGCCAGCTTGACTCCGGCTAAAGCGGGAGAACTGCGGCAAGGGATCGCTATGGCGGCTGGTATCGACCCTGCTTTGGCAGACACGAAGATTGCCATATTCAATGCAGATTTCTACGAACCAGAAACCGAACAGGCATCTGGGCTGGCGGCAGCGTTGGACGCCAATCCAGTGCTGAAAGTTGTCATTCCGGCGGTGCTGGCTTTGCTGATTGCGTTAATTGTGGTGGCGTTGGTCATCATTCGCAAGACCAAAGCGAGAAAACGAGTACAGGAGATGGTAGAGGAGGAAGTGCCGTTGATCGAGGAAATCGAAGATTTGGTACGTTTGGACGAGCTGGGCAAGACGAGAGAAGAAGAACTCAAGAGTCAGATACAGGATTTTACCGATCTCAATCCGGAAATCTCTGCACAGCTGCTTAAGACTTGGTTAAGAGGAGAAGAGGATAATGAGTAAAGACGGAACTGGACTATCTGCCCAGCAGAGAGCGGCAGCGGTCGTCATTTCTTTGGGAGCTGAAAGGGCCTCCAAGATTTATAAATTTTTAGGAGAGGAAGATTTGGAAATCCTCACCCTGGAGATTGCTAAACTGAACCATGTGACCCCTGCTCAGACAGAATCTGCTATGGACGACTTTTATAAGCTCTGCTTAACTCAGAAGGTTATTACAGAAGGGGGCGTAGATTACGCCAAGACCGTGCTGGAAAAGGCTTTTGGACCGCAGACAGCCACCGCTCTTCTGGAGAGGGTGACCCGCAATTTGAAGACCAGAGCATTTGAATTTATTCGTAAGACGGACAGC
The genomic region above belongs to Aminipila butyrica and contains:
- the uvrC gene encoding excinuclease ABC subunit UvrC, producing the protein MFDIKENLKKLPDSPGVYIHKDKLGQVIYVGKAVSLKNRVRQYFQSPKNMPAKVRAMVSHIEEFEYITTNTEMEALILECTLIKRYMPQYNVLLRDDKTYPYIKLTMNEPYPRLVKTRRVEKDDAKYFGPYSDAGAVNQTIDLLNNIFVLKRCAVRKFPEIVKPCLNYHINQCRGICTGKVSRESYMEDVAQVVEFLNGKIKPLTDRLTAQMMEESEMLNFERAAELRDYIQAAQVIAEKQRVVLLGVKDLDIALAISSSQKSYVVLFFVRNGKLTGRESFAMEGTREKDELVSEFIKQYYSENPNIPYEILVEQALEEGELIEGFLGDLAGRQVKITVPKRGDKRDLLQLAQKDSIEMLKTIDERENNRKARRAALSKDLGDLIQRILGRLPEEELELTESEAKIRDYRVEAYDISNTNGVDSVGAMVVFDGLKPNKKEYRRFRIRTIEGPNDYGSMQEVLYRRFKRALEGDSAFSTLPQILFIDGGKGQVSAVQQILDAMGLTVAVAGMAKDDKHRTRALVYKPYGSSDYEEILLKEHPLLFKYTGAVQEEVHRFAIDYHRGLRGKRIQGSALDEIDGVGPQRRNSLLAHFGSLEKIKKATVEELSMAPGITEQVAKNIREYFD
- a CDS encoding DUF1292 domain-containing protein, producing the protein MSDNEKCASGCCGCGDHDHDHDHDEADFLTLEFDDGVEVECEIMGVFDFEGKEYIALVPDDETDDVYIYGYKEVGEEEFELVDIDDDAEFEKVVAEFDKLTAEEE
- a CDS encoding NAD(P)/FAD-dependent oxidoreductase, giving the protein MKKYDIIIAGAGASGVFLSYELTKLDNSATILMMDKGAPLEKRVCPIKLGKTDNCIKCEPCHIMNGYGGAGTLSDGKYNITTKFGGDLHRYIGQDKAMNLMEYVDEVLCSFGGSEAKLYSTGNSDLKTTALRNNLNLLDAKVRHLGTDRNVQILSKICKHTEERVDMEFYATITEVAQEPDGTFIVKTSKGEEYQCKDLVLATGRSGSKWISQICRQMKIELEQNRVDIGVRVELPAEIFKHITDEVYESKIVYKTDKYNDMVRTFCMNPYGEVVAENTNGIVTVNGHSYADPSLRTENTNFALLVSNKLTAPFKDSNEYGESIAKLSNMLGGGVLMQRFGDLVKGRRSSERRMEKCFTRPTLKATPGDLSLVLPKRQLDNIIEMIYALDKIAPGTANEDTLLYGVEVKFYNSRVEVDGNLETKVKGLYALGDGSGVTHSLSQASASGIHLGRLLADKYKK
- the flgC gene encoding flagellar basal body rod protein FlgC — protein: MSFLNSLNISASALTAQRQRLDIISENVANIDTTRTEAGGAYRRKLVVLEDKAGDLSFKDSLNRAVVEKDANGRLVRQDYSPGVRVSAIVEDQSALKTEYNPQHPDADADGYVQRPNVNMLEETIDSMSASRSYQANVVVLNAVKLMAQKALEIGK
- the fliE gene encoding flagellar hook-basal body complex protein FliE — translated: MTIDPIQPMQAISTLADVTKIKKIDGNQPNISGVVGTEGTESAQGAKIPFKSFFEDAIQDVISTDQQVNVDAQMLATGQSDNLHQYSIDIAKAQLSIDLLVEMRNKALDSYSEIMRMSV
- the fliF gene encoding flagellar basal-body MS-ring/collar protein FliF; translation: MRERILEQLKQIRGKLDEVNGKLSRKLKIIIAVAAVLIIAVSFAVALALNTTEYAVLYTGLEESEAIEIISVLDTQQVQYKHEGSVLYVPDDMVDKVKVALAAEGYPKSGFTYDIFKDNIGLMSTDFEKYKYAQFELENRMAATIKQFDGVKDATVAIAMAEEQKYVLEEDKTDSSASVTVTMKNGESPSAKQVKGIQRLVARGVPGMKIENVSVIDGNGVEVSADEDQTQEGSAALKLSIEKEIENNIKSRVLHVFQPVFGEDNIRVSVNCSVDLDKKIKEIIQYIPSQDNKGVLSSSTSSYEIQGEGEVTAGVPGTETNADVPVYPGVTTDGNDIYFKDDRALEYLVSQVKEQVQSDSAELTDTTVSVAVDSASLTPAKAGELRQGIAMAAGIDPALADTKIAIFNADFYEPETEQASGLAAALDANPVLKVVIPAVLALLIALIVVALVIIRKTKARKRVQEMVEEEVPLIEEIEDLVRLDELGKTREEELKSQIQDFTDLNPEISAQLLKTWLRGEEDNE